In Gemmobacter sp. 24YEA27, a genomic segment contains:
- a CDS encoding M48 family metalloprotease: MLRLMPFLLLIAYGFLMMRFSVWRSKRMLDQQSRPLDDPEIQAVAARLARALDLPEVKVNLLDIEPVNGLAAHDGRIFLTRGFLTKKQQGHVTPEELASVIAHELGHVAHGHTRRRMIDFTGQNAVGILLAGVLNRFLPGIGGMIANLLSRTLMARLSRRDEFEADAWATALMIRAGYGSGPQISLFRKLETLTGGGGGEVPVWLRSHPKTADRIAAIEANEARWTRPALPAPVE; this comes from the coding sequence ATCCTGCGCCTCATGCCCTTTTTGCTGCTGATTGCCTATGGCTTCCTGATGATGCGCTTTTCGGTCTGGCGTTCGAAACGGATGCTGGATCAGCAATCCCGCCCGCTGGATGATCCTGAAATCCAGGCGGTTGCGGCGCGGCTTGCCCGGGCCCTTGATCTGCCAGAGGTCAAAGTGAACCTCCTCGACATCGAGCCTGTGAACGGGCTTGCCGCACATGATGGCCGCATCTTCCTGACGCGGGGATTTCTGACGAAAAAGCAACAGGGCCATGTGACGCCCGAAGAACTGGCTTCGGTAATCGCGCATGAGCTTGGCCATGTGGCACATGGCCATACGCGGCGGCGCATGATCGATTTCACCGGCCAGAATGCGGTCGGCATCCTGCTCGCGGGCGTCCTTAACCGATTTCTCCCCGGCATTGGCGGCATGATCGCCAATTTGTTGTCACGCACGCTGATGGCCAGGCTGTCGCGGCGCGATGAATTCGAAGCGGATGCCTGGGCCACCGCCCTGATGATCCGCGCGGGTTACGGCTCCGGGCCTCAGATCAGCCTGTTCCGCAAGCTCGAGACCCTTACCGGCGGCGGAGGAGGCGAAGTGCCGGTCTGGCTGCGCAGCCACCCGAAAACCGCCGACCGCATTGCGGCCATAGAGGCCAATGAGGCGCGCTGGACCCGACCTGCTTTGCCCGCCCCCGTTGAATAG
- a CDS encoding aromatic ring-hydroxylating dioxygenase subunit alpha — protein MPANTRHDDVLPGQQYLNLDPGLYIRPEVFQEERARIFNRSWQLMGPVSDVAASGHYLAIDIAGIPVFAIRGRDGVLRGFRNVCRHRGAKLLADGAGKCGLIVCPYHKWSFADTGRLVQAPWYGKDPAIIPEDWPLEPVSLAEWRGLLFAAIDPVESLLDQLGDLPEELADEPMESYQATDTATVSFDANWKVYTDNFVEGYHIPGTHPGFFAAIDFEAFATTAHKGYVKMTAPPKDGLFYRGKWLWMWPNWTLSLFDGGMNVSRINPSSVGHTDQHYHFFFADTAAGAEEARQKSVQGTLAVVREDYQVCVETHRNYAAGAYTSGPLSGHHERGVQYFQERVARALAL, from the coding sequence ATGCCAGCCAATACCCGCCATGATGACGTCCTTCCAGGCCAGCAATATCTGAACCTCGATCCTGGCCTCTATATCCGGCCCGAAGTGTTTCAGGAGGAACGCGCCAGGATCTTCAACCGCTCCTGGCAGCTGATGGGTCCGGTCTCGGATGTTGCTGCAAGCGGGCATTATCTGGCGATCGACATTGCCGGGATCCCGGTCTTTGCGATCCGGGGACGGGACGGGGTGCTCAGGGGGTTCCGGAACGTCTGCCGCCATCGCGGAGCGAAGCTCCTCGCGGATGGAGCCGGCAAATGCGGGCTGATCGTCTGCCCTTATCACAAATGGTCATTCGCAGACACGGGCCGGCTGGTTCAGGCGCCATGGTATGGCAAAGACCCCGCCATTATCCCCGAGGACTGGCCGCTGGAGCCGGTCTCGCTGGCGGAATGGCGCGGGCTGCTCTTTGCTGCGATTGATCCGGTGGAGAGCCTGCTGGACCAGCTGGGCGATCTGCCCGAAGAGCTGGCAGATGAGCCGATGGAGAGCTACCAGGCCACCGACACCGCAACCGTCAGTTTCGACGCGAACTGGAAAGTCTATACCGACAATTTCGTCGAAGGCTACCACATCCCCGGCACCCATCCGGGCTTCTTCGCGGCGATAGATTTCGAGGCCTTCGCCACCACCGCCCATAAAGGCTATGTGAAGATGACCGCGCCGCCGAAAGACGGGCTGTTCTACCGGGGCAAATGGCTCTGGATGTGGCCAAACTGGACGCTGTCGCTGTTTGACGGCGGCATGAATGTCAGCCGGATCAACCCGTCCTCGGTCGGCCATACCGATCAGCATTACCATTTCTTCTTCGCAGATACCGCAGCCGGGGCCGAGGAGGCGCGGCAGAAATCGGTACAGGGCACGCTTGCGGTGGTGCGCGAGGATTACCAGGTCTGTGTGGAAACCCATCGCAATTACGCCGCCGGCGCCTATACTTCCGGCCCGCTCTCCGGCCACCATGAACGGGGCGTGCAGTATTTCCAGGAGCGGGTTGCGCGGGCACTTGCCCTCTGA
- a CDS encoding VWA domain-containing protein: MFLPFFESLRREAVPVSPREFLAFLEALEAGLATNDIDAFYHLGRITLIKDERHLDRYDRAFAQAFAGLDQIPDEAVIEALDLPGDWLEKLAEKFLSDAEKAEIQALGGFDKLMETLRQRLEEQKGRHQGGNKWIGTAGTSPFGAYGYNPEGIRIGQNESRHRRAVKVWDRREFRNLDDKAEIGSRNIKLALRALRRWARDGAVEELDLAGTIRATAKQGWLDVQTRPERRNAVKVLLFLDIGGSMDPHVKVLEELFSAAKSEFRHLETWYFHNCLYEGVWKDNQRRWTDQTPTWDILRSHGPDWRAIFVGDAAMSPYEISHPGGANEHWNRESGQTWLTRATEQWPHHLWINPVPEGQWGYSQSTRMIDAIFEGRMVPMTLDGITRGVKALR; encoded by the coding sequence ATGTTTCTGCCCTTTTTCGAATCGCTGCGCCGCGAAGCTGTGCCGGTCAGCCCGCGCGAATTTCTCGCCTTTCTCGAGGCGCTGGAGGCGGGGCTTGCCACCAATGATATCGACGCCTTTTACCATCTTGGCCGGATCACTCTGATCAAGGACGAACGTCATCTCGACCGCTATGACCGCGCCTTCGCCCAGGCATTTGCGGGCCTCGATCAGATCCCGGATGAGGCGGTGATCGAAGCGCTGGACCTGCCCGGCGACTGGCTGGAAAAGCTGGCCGAGAAATTCCTCTCAGATGCGGAAAAGGCGGAAATCCAGGCGCTTGGCGGCTTTGACAAGCTGATGGAAACGCTGCGCCAGCGGCTGGAAGAACAGAAAGGCCGCCATCAGGGTGGCAATAAATGGATCGGCACCGCCGGCACCTCGCCCTTTGGCGCTTATGGCTACAATCCCGAAGGCATCCGCATCGGCCAGAACGAGAGCCGCCACCGCCGTGCGGTCAAGGTCTGGGACAGGCGCGAATTCCGAAACCTTGATGACAAGGCCGAGATCGGATCGCGCAATATCAAACTGGCCTTGCGCGCGCTGCGCCGCTGGGCGCGGGACGGCGCGGTGGAAGAGCTTGACCTTGCCGGCACCATCCGCGCCACGGCGAAACAGGGCTGGCTGGATGTACAGACGCGGCCCGAGCGGCGCAATGCGGTCAAGGTGCTGTTGTTTCTGGATATCGGCGGCTCGATGGACCCGCATGTGAAGGTTCTGGAAGAGCTGTTTTCGGCAGCGAAGTCCGAATTCCGCCATCTCGAGACCTGGTATTTCCACAACTGCCTTTATGAGGGCGTCTGGAAGGACAATCAGCGCCGCTGGACGGACCAGACGCCCACCTGGGATATTCTGCGCAGCCATGGGCCTGACTGGCGCGCGATCTTTGTCGGCGATGCCGCCATGTCGCCCTATGAGATCAGCCATCCAGGCGGCGCCAATGAACACTGGAACCGCGAATCCGGCCAGACCTGGCTGACCCGCGCCACCGAACAATGGCCGCATCACCTCTGGATCAACCCGGTGCCCGAAGGGCAATGGGGCTACAGCCAGTCCACCCGGATGATTGATGCCATTTTCGAGGGCCGCATGGTGCCGATGACCCTGGACGGCATCACGCGCGGCGTGAAAGCGCTGCGCTGA
- a CDS encoding DUF2927 domain-containing protein has product MYRLTDSVFNDDNFQAVLTDFDMKILRAWYSPKLRSGMSKAEVSAQLPAIFGTGGPLTQDTSITPPAWKELIAVALNPGYGNARRKAAAEKAIAMAHAQGWKDSRLAFAYFAHARLLVGSDRVAAVSEFTKAAAIWRTQPAGAVYVAHIDMQLAALSLANGQPTRRCASPKGRSR; this is encoded by the coding sequence ATGTACCGGCTGACCGATTCGGTCTTTAATGACGATAATTTCCAGGCCGTGCTGACCGATTTCGACATGAAGATCCTGCGCGCCTGGTATTCGCCAAAGCTGCGCTCTGGCATGTCGAAAGCCGAAGTCTCCGCGCAGCTGCCGGCAATTTTCGGGACCGGCGGGCCGCTGACCCAGGACACTTCGATCACGCCGCCGGCCTGGAAGGAACTTATCGCGGTTGCGCTGAACCCGGGCTATGGCAATGCGCGCCGCAAGGCCGCCGCCGAAAAGGCGATTGCAATGGCCCATGCCCAGGGCTGGAAAGACAGCCGCCTCGCCTTTGCCTATTTCGCCCATGCGCGGCTTCTGGTCGGATCGGACCGCGTCGCGGCCGTGTCGGAATTCACCAAAGCCGCCGCGATCTGGCGGACCCAGCCGGCCGGCGCCGTCTATGTCGCGCATATCGACATGCAGCTGGCCGCACTGTCGCTGGCCAATGGCCAGCCGACCAGGCGCTGCGCTTCACCGAAAGGGCGATCCCGGTGA
- a CDS encoding DUF2927 domain-containing protein: MRHIPLLAAALAALTACAPAPNADVTKGRMLPATEAGILSAPAFVDPVAGLAPVASVRHSPADMTAAFLGLGFRLESGRELPYFSRFEGPVTVSLTGNVPATAGADLDRLLQRFRSEAGLNVRRVSASEPASVTIEFSTRRELGRAAPNAACFVVPNVSSLAEYQANRGTYRVDWTRVTERRTVGIFAPSDASPQEVRDCLHEELAQAMGP, from the coding sequence ATGCGACACATTCCGCTGCTTGCCGCCGCCCTGGCGGCCCTTACCGCCTGCGCACCCGCGCCCAATGCTGACGTAACCAAGGGACGGATGCTTCCTGCCACCGAGGCCGGCATCCTTTCGGCTCCGGCTTTCGTAGACCCCGTTGCGGGTCTGGCGCCGGTCGCCTCGGTGCGTCACAGCCCCGCCGATATGACAGCCGCCTTCCTCGGGCTTGGCTTCCGGCTGGAAAGCGGGCGCGAGCTGCCGTATTTCAGCCGCTTTGAAGGGCCGGTCACCGTGTCCCTCACCGGCAATGTACCCGCCACCGCAGGCGCCGATCTCGACCGCCTGCTGCAGCGGTTTCGCAGCGAGGCCGGCCTGAATGTGCGCCGTGTGAGCGCCTCGGAACCGGCTTCCGTCACCATCGAATTCAGCACCCGCCGCGAGCTCGGCCGCGCGGCTCCGAATGCCGCCTGTTTCGTGGTCCCCAATGTTTCCAGCCTTGCGGAATACCAGGCCAATCGCGGCACCTACCGCGTCGACTGGACCCGCGTGACCGAGCGCAGGACCGTCGGGATTTTCGCGCCCTCGGATGCCAGCCCGCAGGAAGTGCGCGACTGCCTGCATGAGGAACTGGCCCAGGCGATGGGCCCCTGA
- a CDS encoding MoxR family ATPase produces the protein MKFQSTTGYIAAPDLAVAVNAAVVLGRPLLVKGEPGTGKTELARQVSASLGMELIEWHVKSTTRAQQGLYEYDAVSRLRDSQLGDARVHDVQNYIRRGKLWQAFDAPERVVLLIDEIDKADIEFPNDLLQELDRMEFHVYETGATVKARQRPVVIITSNNEKELPDAFLRRCFFHYIRFPDAETLAAIIRVHFPDIKETLLTAALTEFFAIRETSGLKKKPSTSEVLDWLKLILAEDLAPEDLARDPRHLLPKLHGALLKNEQDVQLFERLAFMSRGNR, from the coding sequence ATGAAATTCCAGTCTACCACAGGATATATCGCGGCTCCCGACCTCGCCGTGGCGGTGAATGCAGCAGTGGTTCTGGGCCGTCCGCTGCTGGTGAAGGGAGAGCCCGGGACCGGCAAGACCGAGCTGGCGCGTCAGGTCTCGGCCAGCCTCGGCATGGAGCTGATCGAATGGCATGTGAAATCCACCACCCGCGCCCAGCAGGGGCTCTATGAATATGATGCGGTCAGCCGGCTCAGAGACAGCCAGCTCGGCGATGCCCGGGTCCATGACGTGCAGAATTACATCCGCCGTGGGAAACTCTGGCAGGCTTTCGATGCGCCCGAGCGGGTGGTGCTGCTGATAGACGAGATCGACAAGGCCGATATCGAATTCCCGAATGACCTGCTGCAGGAACTCGACCGGATGGAGTTCCATGTCTATGAAACCGGCGCGACGGTGAAGGCCCGGCAGCGGCCGGTGGTGATCATCACCTCGAACAACGAGAAAGAGCTGCCCGACGCCTTCCTGCGCCGCTGTTTCTTTCACTATATCCGCTTCCCCGATGCCGAGACCCTGGCCGCGATCATCCGTGTCCATTTCCCCGATATCAAGGAAACCCTGCTCACCGCCGCCCTGACTGAGTTCTTTGCCATCCGGGAAACATCGGGGCTGAAGAAAAAGCCCTCGACCTCGGAGGTGCTGGACTGGCTGAAGCTGATCCTCGCGGAAGACCTCGCGCCCGAGGACCTCGCACGCGATCCCCGGCATCTGCTTCCGAAACTGCATGGCGCGCTTTTGAAGAACGAACAGGATGTGCAGCTTTTCGAGCGGCTGGCCTTCATGTCACGGGGGAATCGCTGA
- the dksA gene encoding RNA polymerase-binding protein DksA, which produces MKAEVFLPDDYRPAEGEPFMNDRQLEYFRRKLIIWKQELLGQSAETLGNLTESGRNVPDLADRASEETDRALELRTRDRQRKLISKIDSALRRIENNEYGYCEMTGEPISLKRLDARPIATMTLEAQEKHERREKVHRDD; this is translated from the coding sequence ATGAAGGCCGAAGTTTTCCTGCCCGACGATTACCGCCCCGCCGAGGGCGAGCCCTTTATGAATGATCGTCAGCTGGAATATTTCCGTCGCAAGCTGATCATCTGGAAGCAGGAGCTGCTTGGCCAGTCCGCCGAGACCCTTGGCAACCTGACCGAAAGCGGTCGCAATGTGCCCGATCTCGCTGACCGCGCCTCGGAAGAGACCGACCGCGCGCTGGAACTGCGCACCCGTGACCGGCAGCGCAAGCTGATCTCGAAGATCGACTCGGCGCTGCGCCGCATCGAGAACAACGAATATGGCTATTGCGAAATGACCGGCGAGCCGATCAGCCTCAAGCGGCTGGATGCGCGCCCGATCGCGACCATGACGCTCGAGGCACAGGAAAAGCATGAGCGCCGTGAAAAGGTACATCGTGACGACTGA
- a CDS encoding FAD-dependent monooxygenase, translating into MTLKDQAVTILGAGVAGLALARALALKGARVIVMEQADAIREVGAGLQISPNGARVLQALGLGPALEAASLRAGAVELRDGFDGSLVTRLDVARLRPDQGWHFLHRADLISLLLDGAKAAGAELRLLQKVRRVDLSGAQPVVETCTGALEPASILIGADGLQSHTRAALNGEAKPVFTRQVAWRCLVPCDPSEPKVAEVHMGPGRHLVSYPLRGGTLRNIVAVEERDRWTEEGWSIRDDTMEMRLAFADFSPRVKGWLDQAGDVWLWGLFRHPVAKTWVRVLPEGAVALIGDAAHPTLPFLAQGANMALEDVWTLAAILERHGTAGLVAYQVARARRTQRIVTAASRNARAYHLSGPLRAVAHLGLRLGGRIAPGAALSRFNWLYDYDVTKIG; encoded by the coding sequence ATGACGCTCAAAGACCAGGCGGTGACCATACTCGGGGCGGGGGTTGCGGGTCTTGCGCTGGCGCGGGCGCTGGCGCTGAAAGGCGCGCGGGTGATCGTGATGGAACAGGCCGACGCCATCCGCGAGGTCGGTGCCGGTTTGCAGATCAGCCCGAATGGCGCTCGGGTTTTGCAGGCGCTTGGCCTGGGGCCCGCGCTGGAGGCCGCCTCGCTGCGCGCCGGGGCGGTTGAACTGCGCGACGGCTTTGACGGCAGCCTCGTGACGCGGCTCGATGTGGCGCGGCTCCGCCCTGATCAGGGCTGGCATTTCCTGCACCGCGCCGATCTGATCTCGCTTTTGCTTGATGGCGCCAAAGCTGCCGGCGCCGAGTTGCGGCTGTTGCAAAAAGTGCGCCGCGTCGATCTGAGCGGGGCGCAGCCGGTGGTTGAGACCTGCACCGGTGCATTGGAACCCGCCTCGATCCTGATCGGGGCCGATGGGCTGCAATCCCATACCCGCGCCGCGCTGAATGGCGAGGCGAAGCCGGTTTTCACCAGGCAGGTCGCCTGGCGCTGCCTTGTGCCCTGCGATCCGTCCGAGCCGAAGGTCGCCGAGGTCCATATGGGGCCGGGGCGGCATCTTGTCAGCTATCCGCTGCGCGGCGGCACGCTGCGCAATATCGTCGCCGTCGAAGAGCGTGACCGCTGGACCGAAGAGGGTTGGTCGATCCGCGATGATACGATGGAGATGCGGCTGGCCTTTGCAGATTTCAGCCCGCGGGTGAAGGGCTGGCTCGACCAGGCCGGGGATGTCTGGCTCTGGGGTCTCTTCCGCCATCCGGTCGCGAAGACCTGGGTCCGGGTGCTGCCCGAAGGTGCGGTGGCGCTCATTGGCGATGCCGCGCATCCGACTTTGCCCTTCCTTGCTCAGGGCGCGAATATGGCGCTGGAGGATGTCTGGACGCTGGCGGCGATCCTCGAGCGCCACGGCACGGCCGGGCTGGTGGCCTATCAGGTGGCGCGCGCGCGGCGCACGCAGCGCATCGTGACGGCGGCCAGCCGCAATGCGCGCGCCTATCACCTTTCGGGCCCTTTGCGCGCGGTCGCGCATCTGGGGCTGCGGCTTGGTGGCCGCATTGCCCCCGGTGCCGCGCTGTCGCGGTTCAACTGGCTTTATGATTACGATGTGACGAAGATCGGCTGA
- the pheT gene encoding phenylalanine--tRNA ligase subunit beta, protein MKFTLSWLKDHLETGASVTEIADALTDLGLEVEGIEDPAARLGAFRICRVIEAVQHPNADRLRVCRVATYPGGPGSDPVEVQVVCGAPNAKTGLVGVFAPVGTHVPGTGVDLKPGNIRGVDSNGMLCSERELELSDDHDGIIELPSDAPLGARYIDYKGVNDPVIEIKITPNRPDALGIRGVARDLAARGLGQLKPLEITPVAGTFDSPVTVRIEPALKSKAAPHFAGRVIRGVTNGPSPAWLQNRLKAIGLRPISTLVDITNYFTFALNRPLHVFDVDRMEGSALHIRPAVAGETLLALDGKTYAVRAGDMVIADARGPESLAGIMGGEDSGCTDATTTVFLESAFWDAITVAATGRALKINSDARYRFERGVDPAFTLPGLELATQMVLDLCGGEASHVVSDGAAPDTTRAYRLDPARLISLVGMEIPEAEQIRTLQALGFTMNGLMAAPPSWRPDVQGEADLVEEVARIASLTKLVGAPLTRALPGVPKPILTPMQIREKAARRQIAGLGYNECVTYSFIDGASAALFGGGTDAVKVDNPISSEMSHLRPDLLSGLLAAAARNQARGFQDMALFEVGPVFSGGEPGEQVLLASGLLVGASAPRDPWASRRPVDVFDAKADVEAVLATLGAPAKVQITRKADAWWHPGRSGVIGLGPNTLATYGEIHPRVLAAMGVKGPAVGFTVQIANIPAPKVKTPTRPALVISDLQAVERDFAFVVDAKTEALVAVNAALGADKALIESVRVFDHFTGDKAEAQMGAGKKSLGLTVRLQPTAATLTDADIEAVSAKVIEKVTKATGGALRS, encoded by the coding sequence ATGAAATTCACCCTCTCCTGGCTCAAAGACCATCTGGAAACCGGCGCTTCCGTCACGGAAATCGCCGATGCGCTGACCGATCTGGGGCTTGAGGTCGAGGGGATCGAAGACCCGGCGGCACGGCTCGGGGCCTTCCGCATCTGCCGCGTGATCGAGGCGGTGCAGCACCCCAATGCCGACCGGCTCCGCGTTTGCCGTGTTGCGACCTATCCGGGCGGGCCGGGATCGGATCCGGTCGAGGTCCAGGTGGTCTGCGGCGCGCCCAATGCGAAAACCGGGCTGGTCGGTGTGTTCGCGCCGGTGGGCACCCATGTGCCCGGCACCGGAGTCGATCTGAAACCCGGTAACATCCGCGGCGTCGATTCAAACGGGATGCTGTGTTCCGAACGCGAGCTGGAACTGTCGGACGATCATGACGGCATTATCGAACTGCCCTCGGATGCGCCGCTGGGCGCGCGCTACATCGATTATAAGGGCGTCAATGATCCGGTGATCGAGATCAAGATCACCCCGAACCGCCCCGATGCGCTTGGGATCCGGGGCGTGGCGCGCGATCTGGCCGCGCGTGGGCTGGGCCAGCTGAAACCGCTGGAAATCACGCCGGTTGCCGGCACATTCGACAGCCCGGTGACGGTGCGGATCGAGCCTGCGCTGAAATCCAAAGCCGCGCCGCATTTCGCGGGCCGCGTGATCCGGGGGGTGACGAACGGACCCTCGCCCGCCTGGCTGCAAAACCGGCTGAAGGCCATTGGGCTGCGCCCGATCTCGACCCTGGTCGATATCACCAATTATTTCACCTTCGCGCTGAACCGCCCGCTGCATGTCTTTGACGTCGACCGGATGGAGGGCAGCGCGCTGCATATCCGCCCGGCAGTTGCCGGCGAGACCCTGCTGGCGCTGGATGGCAAGACCTATGCTGTGCGCGCCGGTGATATGGTCATCGCAGACGCGCGCGGGCCGGAAAGCCTGGCCGGCATCATGGGGGGCGAGGACTCGGGCTGCACCGACGCGACCACCACGGTCTTTCTGGAATCCGCCTTCTGGGATGCGATCACCGTCGCCGCCACCGGGCGCGCGCTCAAGATCAACTCGGATGCGCGCTATCGGTTCGAGCGCGGCGTTGACCCGGCTTTCACCCTGCCGGGGCTGGAACTGGCGACGCAGATGGTGCTGGATCTGTGCGGCGGCGAGGCCAGCCATGTCGTGAGCGATGGCGCCGCCCCCGACACCACCCGCGCCTACCGGCTGGACCCGGCACGGCTGATCAGCCTTGTCGGCATGGAGATCCCCGAGGCCGAACAGATCCGCACGCTGCAAGCCCTTGGCTTCACGATGAACGGGCTGATGGCCGCCCCCCCCTCCTGGCGCCCCGATGTCCAGGGCGAGGCGGATCTGGTCGAGGAAGTCGCGCGGATCGCGAGCCTGACGAAACTGGTCGGCGCGCCTTTGACCCGAGCGCTCCCGGGCGTGCCGAAGCCGATCCTCACGCCGATGCAAATCCGCGAGAAAGCCGCGCGGCGCCAGATCGCCGGCCTCGGCTATAATGAATGCGTGACCTACAGCTTTATCGACGGCGCTTCTGCGGCCCTGTTCGGGGGTGGCACGGATGCGGTGAAGGTCGACAATCCGATCTCGTCCGAGATGAGCCATCTGCGCCCCGACTTGCTGTCGGGATTGCTGGCGGCAGCGGCGCGCAATCAGGCGCGCGGCTTCCAGGATATGGCGCTTTTCGAGGTTGGCCCGGTTTTCTCCGGCGGTGAGCCCGGGGAACAGGTGCTGCTGGCCTCGGGCCTGCTGGTCGGCGCCTCGGCGCCGCGCGATCCATGGGCCTCGCGCCGTCCGGTCGATGTCTTCGATGCGAAAGCCGATGTCGAGGCGGTGCTGGCCACACTTGGCGCGCCCGCAAAGGTGCAGATCACCCGCAAAGCCGATGCCTGGTGGCATCCCGGCCGCTCGGGCGTGATCGGCCTTGGGCCGAATACGCTTGCGACTTACGGCGAGATCCATCCGCGCGTTCTGGCCGCGATGGGGGTCAAAGGCCCGGCGGTCGGCTTTACCGTACAGATCGCCAATATCCCGGCGCCCAAGGTGAAGACACCGACCCGCCCGGCGCTGGTGATCAGCGACCTCCAGGCGGTCGAGCGTGATTTCGCCTTCGTGGTCGATGCAAAGACCGAAGCCCTGGTGGCCGTCAACGCCGCCCTTGGTGCCGATAAGGCCCTGATCGAGTCTGTCCGCGTCTTTGACCACTTCACCGGCGACAAGGCCGAGGCACAGATGGGCGCGGGCAAGAAATCGCTCGGGCTGACTGTCCGGCTGCAACCGACCGCCGCCACGCTGACCGACGCAGATATCGAAGCCGTCTCGGCAAAGGTCATTGAAAAGGTCACCAAAGCGACCGGCGGCGCGCTGCGCTCGTAA
- a CDS encoding DUF6478 family protein has product MAGRLREKLDRLIFRRALARWSENAGEAATTPLDRLRSLRGLARQTRREVDRVLFEAEYRLTLPLIGAGSFRRLPGTDWAWRPDLWKGPIPVPGMTAVEGKSLICEGTTLFHDCRRSELTVRQLRNTREEDVAPFGFRMDVFRFDGSFLSLVLDLPDAAAQGLRLRHLIRLDAIIEVEKPLEVFARLNIRHGPNVEQVVRELPLNGKDACVEFDLAYTRVNEKRIEKLWIDLIFEGPEMNQVTLRDLTISRRPRAEL; this is encoded by the coding sequence ATGGCAGGGCGACTGAGAGAGAAACTTGACCGGCTCATCTTCCGCCGCGCGCTGGCGCGCTGGTCGGAAAACGCCGGCGAAGCCGCCACGACCCCGCTTGACCGCCTGCGCAGCCTGCGCGGCCTTGCCCGTCAGACCCGCCGCGAGGTCGACCGCGTCCTGTTCGAGGCCGAATACCGCCTGACCCTGCCGCTGATCGGCGCAGGATCCTTCCGCCGCCTGCCGGGTACCGACTGGGCCTGGCGCCCGGATCTGTGGAAAGGCCCGATCCCCGTCCCGGGCATGACGGCGGTCGAGGGCAAATCGCTGATCTGCGAGGGCACCACGCTGTTCCATGACTGCCGTCGTTCGGAACTGACCGTCCGCCAGCTGCGCAATACCCGCGAAGAGGATGTGGCGCCTTTTGGTTTTCGTATGGATGTCTTCCGCTTTGACGGCAGTTTCCTGTCGCTGGTGCTGGATCTGCCCGATGCGGCGGCGCAGGGGCTGCGGTTGCGGCACCTGATCCGGCTTGACGCCATCATCGAGGTGGAAAAACCGCTCGAAGTCTTTGCAAGGCTGAACATCCGCCATGGGCCGAATGTCGAACAGGTGGTGCGCGAGCTGCCGCTGAACGGCAAAGACGCCTGTGTCGAATTCGACCTCGCCTATACAAGGGTCAATGAGAAACGGATCGAAAAGCTCTGGATCGACCTGATTTTCGAAGGGCCCGAAATGAACCAGGTGACGCTGCGCGATCTGACGATCAGCCGGCGCCCCAGGGCCGAACTGTAA